Proteins from one Flavobacterium sp. N2038 genomic window:
- the accB gene encoding acetyl-CoA carboxylase biotin carboxyl carrier protein: MDLKEIQNLIKFVANSGVAEVKLEMDDVKITIRTTLETNVTEATYVQQLPAQAALPQTTAPQQTAPVVVNVAPEAPAANDSKFITIKSPIIGTFYRKPSPDKPVFTEVGSTIAKGDVLCVIEAMKLFNEIESEVSGKIVKILVDDMSPVEFDQPLFLVDPS, encoded by the coding sequence ATGGATTTAAAAGAAATTCAAAACCTAATCAAATTTGTAGCAAATTCGGGAGTTGCAGAAGTAAAGTTAGAAATGGATGATGTAAAAATCACGATCAGAACAACTTTAGAAACAAATGTAACTGAGGCTACTTATGTACAGCAATTGCCAGCTCAGGCTGCATTACCGCAAACTACTGCTCCTCAACAAACTGCTCCGGTTGTTGTAAATGTAGCACCAGAGGCTCCAGCTGCTAACGATTCTAAATTCATAACTATAAAATCTCCAATTATTGGAACATTCTATAGAAAACCATCTCCGGATAAACCAGTTTTTACTGAGGTAGGAAGTACTATTGCAAAAGGAGATGTTCTTTGTGTAATTGAAGCAATGAAATTATTCAACGAAATTGAATCAGAAGTTTCAGGTAAAATTGTAAAAATTCTTGTTGACGATATGTCTCCGGTAGAATTTGATCAACCATTATTCTTAGTAGATCCATCATAA
- the accC gene encoding acetyl-CoA carboxylase biotin carboxylase subunit, with protein MFKKILIANRGEIALRVIRTCKEMGIKTVAVYSTADAESLHVKFADEAVCIGPPPSNLSYLKMSNIIAAAEITNADAIHPGYGFLSENAKFSKICQEHGIKFIGAAPEMIDRMGDKASAKATMKAAGVPCVPGSDGLLESYEHAQKVAKEIGYPVMMKATAGGGGKGMRAIWKEDELLKAWESARQEAAAAFGNDGMYMEKLIEEPRHIEIQVVGDSYGKACHLSERDCSVQRRHQKLTEETPSPFMTDELRAKMGEAAVKAAEFIKYEGAGTVEFLVDKHRNFYFMEMNTRIQVEHPITEQVIDYDLIREQIMVAAGIPISGKNYLPQLHAIECRINAEDPYNDFRPSPGKITTLHMPGGHGVRLDTHVYSGYSIPPNYDSMIAKLITTAQSREEAISKMRRALDEFVIEGIKTTIPFHRQLMDDPRYIAGDYTTAFMDTFKMNSPE; from the coding sequence ATGTTTAAAAAAATATTAATTGCAAATAGAGGAGAAATTGCACTTCGTGTAATTCGTACATGCAAGGAAATGGGAATTAAAACTGTAGCAGTTTACTCTACAGCCGATGCAGAAAGCCTTCATGTTAAGTTTGCTGATGAAGCGGTTTGTATTGGTCCCCCTCCAAGTAACTTATCGTATTTAAAAATGTCAAATATTATTGCTGCTGCAGAAATTACAAATGCAGATGCAATACACCCAGGATACGGATTTCTTTCTGAGAATGCTAAATTCTCTAAAATTTGTCAGGAACACGGTATCAAATTTATTGGTGCTGCTCCTGAAATGATCGACAGAATGGGAGATAAAGCTTCTGCTAAAGCTACAATGAAAGCAGCAGGAGTTCCTTGTGTACCAGGTTCAGACGGATTATTAGAATCTTATGAGCATGCACAAAAAGTAGCTAAAGAAATTGGTTATCCAGTTATGATGAAAGCTACTGCTGGTGGTGGTGGAAAAGGAATGCGTGCGATCTGGAAAGAAGATGAGCTTTTAAAAGCTTGGGAAAGTGCACGTCAGGAAGCTGCTGCAGCTTTTGGTAATGACGGAATGTACATGGAGAAACTTATCGAAGAACCACGTCATATCGAAATTCAGGTTGTTGGAGATTCTTACGGTAAAGCATGTCACCTTTCTGAAAGAGATTGTTCTGTTCAGCGTCGTCACCAAAAACTTACTGAAGAAACACCTTCGCCTTTCATGACAGATGAACTTCGTGCAAAAATGGGAGAGGCTGCTGTAAAAGCTGCTGAATTCATTAAATATGAAGGAGCCGGAACTGTAGAGTTTTTGGTTGATAAACACAGAAACTTCTACTTCATGGAAATGAATACTCGTATTCAGGTAGAGCACCCAATTACAGAACAAGTTATTGATTATGATTTGATCCGTGAGCAAATTATGGTAGCAGCCGGAATTCCAATTTCAGGAAAAAACTATTTACCACAATTACACGCTATCGAATGTCGTATTAATGCCGAAGATCCATATAACGATTTTCGTCCTTCACCAGGAAAAATTACTACACTTCATATGCCAGGAGGACATGGAGTTCGTTTAGATACTCACGTTTATTCAGGTTATAGTATTCCGCCAAATTACGATTCAATGATTGCTAAGTTAATTACAACAGCACAATCACGTGAAGAAGCTATTAGCAAAATGCGCAGAGCTTTGGATGAATTTGTTATTGAAGGTATAAAAACTACAATCCCTTTTCACAGACAATTAATGGATGATCCAAGATATATTGCAGGAGATTATACTACTGCATTTATGGATACATTTAAAATGAATAGTCCAGAATAA
- a CDS encoding PepSY-like domain-containing protein, producing the protein MKKLALAIAIVLGTMSISATAETTPNKVKMSISAQTEYTEVTTDAVPAAVKTALQTAYPGAKLDKAFVNEKKEYKLEISVKDQKATVYSDVNGNWLKI; encoded by the coding sequence ATGAAAAAGCTAGCCCTGGCAATTGCTATTGTTTTAGGAACTATGTCTATTTCTGCAACAGCAGAGACTACTCCAAATAAAGTTAAAATGTCCATTTCTGCACAAACAGAATATACAGAAGTAACTACAGATGCTGTTCCGGCCGCTGTAAAAACTGCTCTTCAGACTGCTTATCCTGGTGCTAAACTGGATAAAGCATTTGTAAATGAAAAAAAGGAATATAAATTAGAAATATCAGTTAAGGATCAAAAGGCTACTGTTTACTCAGATGTCAATGGCAATTGGCTGAAGATATAA
- a CDS encoding sigma-54-dependent transcriptional regulator has protein sequence MSKILLIEDDISFCKLLEKFLIKKAYEVSIAFSAAEARLAIKNESFDLILTDLRLPDSDGIGLMSEIKNSHPHIPVVLMTGYSDVNTAVKAIKNGAADYISKPFNPDEVLLVITNALQNPEPEQAPAKEKKALKKQVSTENEFVKGISIASRKLLDHIQLVSPTDMSVLIIGESGTGKEIIAKSIHQQSNRKNNNFIAVDCGAIPKELAASEFFGHLKGSFTGAISDKMGYFEAANGGTLFLDEIGNLSYENQIQLLRALQERKIKPVGSNKEINVDIRIITATNEDLREAVKNGDFREDLYHRINEFSILSPSLKDREEDLMVFADYFLEKANQQLNKEIIGFSPEVVSIFQKYNWPGNLRELQNCVKRATLLSQGEYIESDVLPAEFFQVQKQNPAETTTSFSLSENEKETIIHALSKTQNNKSEAAKLLKITRKTLYNKLKQYNID, from the coding sequence ATGTCAAAGATATTATTGATAGAAGATGATATCTCGTTTTGCAAATTATTAGAAAAGTTTTTAATAAAAAAAGCATACGAAGTATCTATCGCATTCTCTGCAGCAGAAGCCAGATTAGCAATTAAAAACGAATCTTTCGATTTGATTTTAACAGATTTGCGTTTGCCTGATTCTGACGGAATTGGTTTAATGTCTGAAATCAAGAATTCACATCCTCACATTCCGGTTGTTCTTATGACTGGTTACTCTGATGTAAATACTGCTGTAAAAGCAATAAAAAATGGTGCCGCAGATTATATCTCGAAGCCATTTAATCCTGATGAAGTTTTATTGGTAATTACAAATGCATTACAGAATCCTGAACCGGAACAAGCTCCTGCAAAAGAGAAGAAAGCTTTAAAAAAACAAGTTTCAACGGAAAACGAATTTGTAAAGGGTATTTCTATTGCTTCAAGGAAACTGTTAGACCACATTCAATTGGTAAGTCCAACAGATATGTCTGTGCTGATTATTGGCGAAAGTGGAACAGGAAAAGAAATTATTGCCAAAAGTATTCACCAGCAAAGTAATCGAAAAAACAATAATTTTATTGCGGTTGATTGCGGGGCAATTCCAAAAGAATTGGCAGCAAGCGAATTTTTCGGACATTTAAAAGGATCCTTTACAGGTGCGATTAGCGATAAAATGGGTTATTTTGAAGCTGCAAATGGAGGAACTTTATTTCTGGACGAAATAGGAAATCTTTCTTACGAAAATCAAATACAGTTATTAAGAGCACTTCAGGAACGAAAAATTAAGCCTGTTGGGAGTAACAAAGAAATAAACGTCGATATCCGCATTATAACTGCTACCAATGAAGATTTGCGTGAAGCAGTAAAAAACGGTGATTTTAGGGAAGATTTATACCATAGAATCAATGAGTTTTCTATTCTTTCTCCATCGCTAAAAGACAGAGAAGAAGACTTAATGGTTTTTGCCGATTATTTTCTCGAAAAAGCCAATCAGCAACTAAATAAAGAAATTATAGGGTTTTCTCCCGAGGTTGTTTCTATTTTTCAAAAATACAACTGGCCCGGAAATTTACGTGAACTTCAAAATTGTGTAAAACGTGCTACACTTTTGTCTCAGGGTGAATATATTGAAAGTGATGTTTTACCTGCAGAGTTCTTTCAGGTTCAGAAACAAAATCCGGCAGAAACGACAACTAGTTTCTCATTATCTGAAAATGAAAAAGAAACTATTATTCATGCTTTATCAAAAACACAAAATAATAAGTCTGAGGCGGCAAAATTGCTCAAAATTACCAGAAAGACACTTTATAATAAATTAAAGCAATACAATATCGATTAA
- a CDS encoding hybrid sensor histidine kinase/response regulator → MESKKSYTAIKVLFSYVALLALVVTVGWFLYSENVVYNKLEDKIAFEKTKILRVSKLFSNVYKTESLARKTIQTNSDKDFKSYVIETDSLRARIDTLKQIVTTDYQKILLDSVTYLLSEKTKNIQQLKTIKNKADDEVSVNTAIDEITKMEFKLRKLELQDFTKNPNQLGSYQKNVLQKYVDYLNQNIPDDSTNTLSKQASDSILANSKKLLSSVKMRAEKKKESLNFEENKLLKNEIAISEQLRKVLRIIEREIIINSIKNNSLKEKSLRKVNEIVTASAIIGLVLTIFFSILIVSDYSKSQLYKKQLEIANFKTKNLLKSREQLISTVSHDLKTPLSTIVGYSELLDNSEVNTKQSYFIKNIKNSSEYITQLVQDLLDFSKIEAGKITIEKVPFLLSEVIEEVAKSIQTVYNQKNIDLIIHVNEKLNAKIVGDRFRLKQILSNIIGNAYKFTDEGFIKISAYPSENNQFFIITIQDTGIGIEKGNQKLVFEEFAQANEGIEKKYGGTGLGLSICQKIISILGGTLQLESTFGKGSTFEIQLPLLFDTSSNLINETKRPILQNTKAQTFIVIDDDINLLNLTSGVLRQEKHQVLSFNSATKALEAIQKTNFDFVITDIQMPEMDGFMFLQNLKNSAAYSSQPVIALTGRTDLEASVYADAGFITVVKKPYSPKILLDTIRIILENDTLPQTEIYDAKENISSQLYSLNTLKEFLGNDTTALKDVLKSFVESSNENLAALENAISEKNIIEIKAIAHRITPMFKQIEARKIGEILKTLESTDFELSEAKVIYKDLKKQIDSLFESLEKEIV, encoded by the coding sequence ATGGAGAGCAAAAAAAGTTACACCGCTATTAAAGTGCTCTTTAGCTACGTAGCACTATTGGCTCTCGTTGTTACCGTTGGATGGTTTCTATATTCTGAAAATGTAGTGTATAATAAACTGGAAGACAAAATTGCTTTTGAGAAAACAAAGATTTTAAGAGTTAGTAAACTTTTTTCTAATGTTTATAAAACCGAAAGTTTAGCCCGAAAAACAATTCAGACGAACTCTGATAAAGACTTTAAAAGTTATGTTATCGAAACGGATTCTTTGCGTGCCCGAATCGATACTTTAAAACAAATTGTTACTACCGATTACCAAAAAATTTTACTGGATAGTGTTACTTATCTATTGTCTGAAAAAACCAAAAACATTCAGCAATTAAAAACAATAAAAAACAAAGCCGATGATGAAGTATCGGTAAATACGGCAATCGATGAAATTACCAAAATGGAGTTTAAACTTCGAAAACTGGAACTTCAGGATTTTACCAAAAACCCTAATCAGCTTGGAAGTTATCAAAAAAATGTACTTCAAAAATATGTTGATTATCTCAATCAGAATATTCCCGATGACAGTACAAATACATTGAGCAAACAAGCCTCTGATTCGATTTTGGCAAATTCTAAAAAACTTTTGAGTTCTGTAAAAATGCGGGCAGAAAAGAAAAAAGAATCCCTGAATTTTGAGGAAAATAAATTACTTAAAAATGAAATTGCAATCTCTGAACAGCTTAGAAAAGTACTTCGAATAATTGAGCGCGAAATCATTATCAACTCTATAAAAAATAATTCTCTAAAGGAAAAATCACTTCGAAAAGTTAATGAAATTGTGACTGCTTCTGCCATTATTGGTTTAGTACTTACAATCTTCTTTTCTATTTTAATTGTCAGTGATTATTCTAAATCTCAATTGTATAAAAAGCAGCTCGAAATTGCGAATTTCAAAACAAAGAACCTCCTTAAAAGCCGGGAACAATTAATCTCGACTGTAAGTCATGATTTAAAAACACCTTTGAGCACAATCGTGGGTTATTCTGAACTTCTGGACAATTCTGAAGTCAACACCAAGCAGTCTTATTTCATTAAAAACATTAAAAACTCTTCAGAATATATTACGCAACTGGTTCAGGACTTGCTGGATTTTTCAAAAATTGAAGCGGGAAAAATTACAATTGAAAAAGTTCCTTTTTTACTTTCTGAAGTTATTGAGGAAGTTGCCAAAAGTATCCAGACGGTATACAACCAAAAAAACATTGATTTAATTATTCATGTTAATGAAAAACTGAATGCAAAAATTGTGGGAGATCGGTTTCGACTCAAACAAATTTTGAGTAATATTATTGGGAATGCCTATAAATTTACGGATGAAGGTTTTATAAAAATCAGCGCTTATCCTTCTGAAAATAATCAATTTTTCATAATTACAATTCAAGATACCGGAATTGGAATCGAAAAAGGAAATCAGAAACTTGTATTTGAAGAATTTGCTCAGGCAAACGAAGGCATCGAAAAAAAATACGGAGGAACTGGTCTGGGCTTATCTATTTGTCAAAAAATAATTTCGATTCTGGGCGGAACTTTACAGCTTGAAAGCACTTTTGGGAAAGGCAGTACTTTTGAAATTCAGCTTCCGTTGTTATTTGATACCAGCTCAAATTTAATTAACGAGACCAAAAGACCAATCCTGCAAAATACAAAGGCTCAAACTTTTATTGTGATTGATGATGACATTAATCTTCTCAACTTAACAAGTGGTGTATTGAGACAAGAAAAACATCAGGTTTTATCTTTTAACAGTGCCACAAAAGCGTTGGAAGCAATTCAGAAAACCAACTTCGACTTTGTGATTACTGATATTCAAATGCCGGAAATGGATGGTTTTATGTTTCTGCAAAATCTAAAAAACAGTGCTGCTTATAGTAGTCAGCCTGTAATTGCCTTAACAGGACGAACAGATTTAGAAGCTTCTGTTTATGCAGATGCCGGCTTTATAACCGTCGTGAAGAAGCCTTACTCGCCAAAAATCTTACTGGATACTATTCGCATTATCTTAGAAAATGATACTTTACCTCAGACCGAAATATATGATGCTAAAGAAAATATTTCATCGCAATTATATTCTCTAAATACTCTAAAAGAATTTCTTGGAAATGATACCACAGCATTAAAAGATGTTTTAAAATCGTTTGTTGAGAGCAGCAACGAAAATTTAGCTGCATTAGAAAATGCTATTTCAGAAAAAAACATAATCGAAATAAAAGCCATTGCACATCGCATTACTCCAATGTTTAAACAAATTGAAGCGCGTAAAATTGGCGAAATTTTAAAAACATTAGAAAGTACTGATTTTGAACTTTCTGAAGCAAAAGTCATTTATAAAGATTTAAAAAAACAGATTGATTCTCTTTTTGAATCCTTAGAAAAAGAAATCGTTTAA
- a CDS encoding alpha/beta hydrolase family protein encodes MKKVVVTTLIMMSLNAIGQNVMSPELLWKLGRVSALGLSKDEKNVVFKVSTPSVEENKSHSKFYTIPVNGGNATEVKDTKDLLKDKNVSPDGKFLVYNEEVKIDKVLGKDFYPSLEKSDAQIYDGLDYRHWDTWNEGKFNHVFYKENKDGAAGIDILKGETFDSPQKPFGGDEDYIWSPDGKSILYVCKKKSGTQYAISTNTDIYEYNLETQKTTNRTEGNLGYDTAPQFSPTGNLTWLQMKRDGYEADKNDIIVEFKGIKTNLTANWDGTVDNFIWSKDGKNVYFVAPVDGTKQLFVVNFPGLTKIAIQVRQITNGDFDVNDLVGFVGDDIIVTRNDMNHAPEIYSFNLKKNIWKQLSNVNTDTYKTLALSKTEKRYVTTTDGKKMLVWVILPPNFDATKKYPTLLFCQGGPQSALTQSYSFRWNFSLMAAKGYVVVAPNRRGMPGHGVEWNEQISKDWGGQVMNDYLSAIDDVAKESYVDKSRLGCVGASYGGYSVFYLAGIHNNRFKTFIAHDGVFNTVSMLGTTEEVFFNNWDFGGPYWEKDNAVAQKAYTIFNPATMVEKWNKPILIFQGGKDFRVPIGQGQEAFQAAQLRGIKSRFVYFPEENHWVLKPQNAQVWQGEFFKWLNETL; translated from the coding sequence ATGAAAAAAGTAGTAGTAACAACATTAATAATGATGAGTTTAAACGCTATCGGACAAAATGTAATGTCTCCGGAATTATTATGGAAACTAGGAAGAGTAAGCGCACTCGGACTTTCAAAAGACGAAAAGAATGTCGTTTTTAAGGTTTCTACACCTTCTGTAGAAGAAAACAAATCGCACTCTAAATTTTACACTATTCCTGTAAACGGAGGAAATGCAACTGAAGTTAAAGACACTAAAGACCTTTTGAAAGACAAAAATGTTTCGCCTGACGGAAAATTTTTAGTTTATAATGAAGAAGTAAAAATCGACAAAGTTTTAGGAAAAGATTTTTATCCAAGTCTTGAAAAATCTGATGCTCAAATTTATGATGGTTTAGATTATCGCCACTGGGACACTTGGAATGAAGGAAAATTTAACCACGTTTTTTATAAAGAAAACAAAGATGGCGCTGCGGGAATTGACATTTTGAAAGGTGAAACTTTTGATTCTCCACAAAAACCATTTGGCGGAGATGAAGATTATATCTGGTCACCAGACGGAAAAAGCATCTTGTATGTGTGCAAGAAAAAATCGGGAACTCAATACGCGATTTCAACAAATACAGATATTTATGAGTACAATTTAGAAACTCAAAAAACAACTAACAGAACCGAAGGCAATTTGGGTTACGATACGGCTCCGCAATTTTCTCCAACAGGAAATTTGACCTGGCTGCAAATGAAACGTGATGGTTATGAAGCTGATAAAAACGACATTATTGTAGAATTTAAAGGGATCAAAACTAACTTGACAGCAAACTGGGACGGAACTGTAGATAATTTTATCTGGAGCAAAGATGGCAAAAATGTCTATTTTGTAGCACCGGTAGATGGTACAAAACAGCTTTTTGTAGTGAATTTTCCAGGTTTGACAAAAATCGCAATTCAGGTTCGTCAGATTACAAACGGAGATTTTGATGTAAATGATTTAGTAGGTTTTGTTGGCGATGACATCATTGTAACAAGAAACGATATGAATCATGCTCCGGAGATTTATTCTTTTAATTTGAAGAAAAATATCTGGAAACAACTTTCTAATGTAAATACAGATACTTATAAAACATTAGCTTTAAGCAAAACTGAAAAGCGTTATGTTACAACGACTGACGGAAAAAAAATGTTGGTTTGGGTAATCTTACCTCCAAATTTTGATGCTACAAAAAAATACCCAACTTTATTATTCTGTCAGGGTGGTCCACAAAGCGCATTGACACAATCGTATTCTTTCCGTTGGAATTTTTCTTTAATGGCTGCTAAAGGTTATGTAGTTGTAGCACCAAATCGTCGCGGAATGCCAGGACATGGTGTTGAATGGAACGAACAAATTAGTAAAGACTGGGGCGGACAGGTTATGAACGATTACCTTTCTGCAATTGATGATGTAGCTAAAGAAAGCTATGTTGACAAAAGCCGTTTAGGATGTGTTGGTGCAAGTTACGGAGGATATTCGGTATTTTACTTAGCCGGAATTCACAACAACCGTTTCAAAACTTTTATCGCACATGATGGGGTTTTCAATACAGTAAGTATGTTGGGAACTACAGAGGAAGTTTTCTTTAACAATTGGGATTTTGGTGGTCCTTACTGGGAAAAAGACAATGCTGTTGCTCAAAAAGCATACACTATTTTTAACCCTGCAACTATGGTTGAAAAATGGAATAAACCAATCTTGATTTTTCAGGGAGGAAAAGATTTCCGTGTACCAATCGGACAAGGACAGGAAGCTTTTCAGGCCGCTCAATTAAGAGGCATAAAAAGTAGATTTGTTTATTTTCCAGAAGAAAATCACTGGGTTCTTAAACCACAAAATGCTCAGGTATGGCAAGGTGAATTCTTTAAATGGTTGAACGAAACACTATAA
- a CDS encoding NAD(P)/FAD-dependent oxidoreductase translates to MELSYWELKNWFTNVDYTIVGSGIVGLHTALRLRERFPTTKILVLERGMLPQGASTKNAGFACFGSISEILEDLKTHSEDDVVNLVEKRWKGLQLLRKRLGDAAIDFKPHGGYELFLKEEESGFGECIAKIPFINEVLKPLFKADVFSKEVDRFGFANIQEYLVFNPFEAQIDTGNMMQELLKQAISANILILNQQTVTSYSDAGNHVEVVLNDLSFKTNKLLFATNGFANALTNGAVKPARAQVLITEPIKDLDIKGTFHLDRGYYYFRNIGDRILLGGGRNLDFEGETTTEFGQTKIIQNKLEELLKNVILPNQDFQIAHRWSGIMGIGNSKNPVVSQLSDNVFCGVRLGGMGVAIGSLIGTELADLI, encoded by the coding sequence ATGGAATTAAGTTATTGGGAATTAAAAAACTGGTTCACAAATGTTGATTATACTATTGTGGGCAGCGGTATTGTTGGTCTGCATACAGCATTACGCTTACGCGAAAGATTTCCGACTACAAAAATTCTGGTTCTCGAAAGAGGAATGCTGCCGCAAGGTGCGAGTACAAAAAATGCCGGTTTTGCCTGTTTTGGAAGTATCTCGGAAATTCTGGAAGATTTAAAAACCCATTCAGAAGATGATGTAGTGAATCTGGTCGAAAAACGCTGGAAAGGTCTGCAATTACTCCGAAAAAGATTAGGTGACGCTGCAATTGATTTTAAACCACACGGTGGGTATGAATTGTTTCTGAAAGAGGAGGAATCCGGATTTGGCGAGTGTATTGCTAAGATTCCTTTTATAAACGAAGTTTTAAAACCGTTGTTTAAAGCTGATGTTTTTTCTAAAGAAGTAGATCGTTTTGGTTTTGCAAATATTCAGGAATATTTAGTTTTTAATCCGTTTGAAGCGCAGATCGACACCGGAAATATGATGCAGGAATTATTGAAACAAGCTATTTCTGCAAATATTTTAATTCTAAATCAGCAAACCGTGACTTCTTATTCTGATGCCGGAAACCATGTTGAAGTGGTGCTGAATGATTTAAGTTTTAAAACAAATAAATTGCTTTTTGCAACCAATGGTTTTGCCAATGCTTTAACCAATGGTGCTGTAAAACCGGCAAGAGCGCAAGTTTTAATTACAGAACCTATAAAAGATCTGGATATAAAAGGAACTTTTCATCTGGATCGCGGATACTATTATTTTAGAAATATCGGTGATCGGATTTTATTAGGAGGGGGAAGAAACCTTGATTTTGAAGGAGAAACCACGACAGAATTTGGGCAAACGAAAATTATACAAAATAAATTGGAGGAGTTGCTGAAAAATGTAATTTTACCAAATCAGGATTTCCAGATAGCGCATCGTTGGAGCGGTATTATGGGAATTGGGAATAGTAAGAATCCTGTCGTGTCTCAACTTTCTGACAACGTGTTCTGTGGAGTACGTTTAGGCGGAATGGGGGTCGCAATTGGCAGTTTAATAGGAACAGAATTAGCAGATTTAATATAA
- the mtgA gene encoding monofunctional biosynthetic peptidoglycan transglycosylase has translation MAVTKKPAPKKTTATTKPKPTAKKKTSRTFGEKVKWFFIKLSLWFFGLSIGSVIIFKYIPVPFTPLMLIRAIENKMAGKEVYFDHDWEPIEKISNNLQKAVIASEDGTFLTHNGFDFKALQKAYKSNERGRRIRGGSTISQQTAKNVFLWQGKSYFRKGLEAYFTVLIEIIWGKERIMEVYLNSIEMGDGVYGAYAATEHWYRRDASSLTPMQAAGIAAILPNPRKFKATGSSSYINRRKERIVREMRAVGKINYNGK, from the coding sequence ATGGCAGTAACCAAAAAACCGGCACCAAAAAAAACTACAGCAACAACAAAACCTAAGCCAACAGCAAAGAAAAAGACCAGCCGTACTTTTGGCGAAAAAGTAAAATGGTTTTTTATTAAGCTCTCTTTATGGTTTTTTGGATTGTCAATCGGGTCGGTTATTATTTTTAAATACATACCGGTGCCTTTTACACCTTTAATGCTTATTCGTGCTATCGAAAATAAAATGGCTGGCAAAGAAGTTTACTTTGATCACGACTGGGAACCAATTGAGAAGATTTCCAATAATCTTCAAAAAGCGGTAATCGCCAGCGAAGACGGAACTTTTTTAACGCACAATGGTTTTGATTTTAAAGCGCTTCAAAAAGCATATAAAAGCAATGAACGCGGACGCCGAATTCGTGGCGGAAGTACCATTTCGCAGCAAACAGCAAAAAATGTCTTTTTATGGCAGGGAAAAAGTTATTTCCGTAAAGGTCTTGAAGCTTATTTTACCGTTTTAATCGAAATTATCTGGGGCAAAGAAAGAATTATGGAAGTTTACTTAAACAGTATCGAAATGGGAGATGGTGTTTATGGTGCTTATGCCGCAACAGAACACTGGTATCGTCGTGATGCCTCGAGTTTAACACCGATGCAGGCTGCCGGGATTGCAGCAATTCTTCCTAATCCGAGAAAATTTAAAGCTACCGGTTCTTCAAGTTATATTAACCGAAGAAAAGAACGAATTGTTCGCGAGATGCGAGCCGTTGGAAAAATAAATTATAATGGAAAATAG
- a CDS encoding lipid A deacylase LpxR family protein, with protein MENRNAFFAVFLLATTLVFGQAKTKEIGIISDNDLYTSSKNDMYYTNGLEFFFRFLSKNENPKINKKITEFRIGQYIYNPRFINKEAVYVNDRPFTAYLFAEAGRSFFYQSESVLKTDFQLGFMGPNALGRETQESFHHLIGYKNVYGWENQLHNAFGIQAHVLYSKKLFPAKHNDFVDLHFQSEANLGTIFTGVSTGLLTRIGFKKLLPVYDSNLHDASVNTQPQYNIREFYFYAMPSVNYQFYDATIQGSMFNDTSPLTFDIVPWRFNAEFGLKYRHNNWNLSYSFLYRGREAEPNFITNTNTGYFYGSIRLGYLLN; from the coding sequence ATGGAAAATAGAAATGCCTTTTTTGCGGTCTTTCTATTGGCAACAACGTTAGTTTTTGGGCAGGCAAAAACAAAAGAAATCGGAATTATTTCTGATAATGATTTATACACTTCGTCCAAAAACGATATGTATTACACCAACGGTTTAGAGTTTTTCTTTCGGTTTTTATCTAAGAACGAAAACCCAAAAATCAATAAAAAAATTACCGAGTTTCGTATTGGTCAATATATCTATAATCCAAGATTTATAAACAAAGAAGCCGTTTATGTAAACGATCGTCCTTTTACAGCCTATCTTTTTGCCGAAGCCGGACGCAGTTTTTTTTACCAAAGTGAATCGGTTTTAAAAACAGATTTCCAATTGGGTTTTATGGGACCAAATGCGTTGGGAAGAGAAACACAGGAAAGTTTTCATCACCTTATTGGATATAAAAATGTATACGGTTGGGAAAATCAGCTTCATAATGCTTTTGGTATTCAGGCACATGTTTTATATTCTAAGAAGTTATTTCCTGCTAAACACAATGATTTTGTGGATCTTCACTTTCAATCCGAAGCCAATCTTGGAACTATATTTACAGGAGTTTCTACAGGTCTTTTAACCCGAATTGGGTTTAAAAAGTTATTACCGGTTTACGATTCAAATTTGCACGATGCATCTGTAAATACTCAACCGCAATATAATATTCGTGAGTTTTATTTCTATGCCATGCCAAGTGTCAATTACCAGTTTTATGATGCTACTATTCAAGGCAGTATGTTTAATGATACCAGTCCGTTGACTTTTGATATAGTTCCGTGGCGCTTCAATGCCGAATTTGGTTTAAAATACCGCCATAATAACTGGAACTTATCCTACTCCTTTTTATACCGTGGCCGTGAGGCTGAACCCAATTTTATTACCAATACAAACACGGGTTATTTTTATGGATCTATCAGACTGGGGTATTTGTTGAATTAG